In Cercospora beticola chromosome 3, complete sequence, the following proteins share a genomic window:
- a CDS encoding uncharacterized protein (BUSCO:EOG09260R9L), protein MHKISNFVSTGHARSGFPGMGFTRGQPQHPQQQHQHVSQEHMLNMGKRTMPGMSASPGPGMPGHLVSLSFNVPFNANLPGPDKDDVLYSSTGAFQRWTHPDGAAGDVPNHALPVHTRNVETLRSLCKQISEGSGERLHATVTSSKPKPIPGMQRGPLSALVTNVCISGEAEVVHKMRAKILNETPITLRCETVDIDREIVFPKGQEGARADILEHMDQIADQTKADIFLLESKSKRKDSDSISFTGNMEKSMDNRLRIQIYGDSESSENAKTRLLIMIDQMLQRLVDVFRVELSLHNLISGRQRRNIKLIESATGAAIYFPPMFPAVFGYTPPGSIPLRTRDDIIITGDSMDNILQAKKRLNDLVQGTKTFVKDVQITTSKVDSILLERLDKIRKIIEANGSYVLLPPLGSSSGLLRVQATDILNVERTVREIMGLAGQFYSASWWVTHPDPSQRQPTPSDVRSMLPDICINSGAEITFEKLNFHINGSDDSVKAAMSIINVLPFVKKAQSTLRVKVELANEHKEFVSGKKNGKINKIMSQSNVQIVFDGFNEYNFYIDVRGAQYEATKNGLDLVELEMPASISFHVPDQYHKRIIGIGGQHIQRIMKKYSVFVKFSNAMDRGGIGKDDDDIKVDNVICRTPARNADNLELVKQEIMDMVEKVDAEFVSEQVPVDRLYHRELVARMQEIEELEKKWNCKITFPGTEAASDIITVSGPEWQVPQAVDEFLGMVPETHEIEFPSSKELRDFLSSNEFRNDTAQKLKDQYVVEVSVNEPKKGKEGDKEILFERLVLNYTRNNAGGLKDAIDFLLLPLIGRGLDQKAVKGAIPRPKSDSFEDNMPYFESKLLQRAEPSVQDSPTRSTFGEEGGSRSIFDKLRKPSSMASFTSFMDRRRKTGSNSPASMFLQGSGNASKASLVSMESRESGYRNPWNDSGIDLDHDQQNGHAHANSWGSIGGSSRPNTSSNSLSGAFETKFPFGVNGNASTSSLNTPMIPGLGVVPSSSAVGAHETKSASNGDVTPKYDAQADGSALSSGKGPSTLSDAPQPPISRPASTSAGATKTATASTTPSGYPAPIGPPR, encoded by the exons ATGCATAAGATCTCCAACTTCGTGAGCACCGGCCATGCTCGCAGCGGCTTTCCTGGGATGGGCTTCACGAGAGGGCAGCCTCAGCacccgcaacagcagcatcaacatgTCTCGCAGGAACACATGCTGAACATGGGCAAGCGGACGATGCCCGGTATGTCCGCGAGCCCAGGTCCTGGAATGCCGGGCCACCTCGTGAGCCTCTCCTTCAACGTGCCTTTCAACGCGAACCTGCCGGGGCCCGACAAGGACGACGTCCTATACAGCAGTACAGGTGCTTTTCAGAGATGGACACATCCGGACGGTGCGGCGGGAGACGTGCCCAACCACGCCCTGCCGGTCCACACGCGTAACGTGGAAACTCTGCGCAGCTTGTGTAAGCAGATAAGCGAGGGGAGCGGCGAGCGACTACATGCCACGGTCACGTCCTCCAAACCCAAGCCGATTCCAGGTATGCAGCGGGGTCCGCTCTCGGCTCTGGTCACGAATGTGTGCATTTCCGGTGAGGCTGAGGTCGTGCACAAGATGCGGGCGAAGATCTTGAACGAGACACCCATCACACTG CGATGTGAGACTGTCGATATTGACCGCGAGATCGTGTTTCCTAAGGGACAGGAAGGAGCCCGAGCAGATATCCTGGAGCACATGGACCAGATTGCCGATCAGACGAAAGCAGACATTTTCCTCCTCGAGTCCAAGTCAAAGCGCAAGGACTCGGACTCGATCAGCTTTACTGGCAACATGGAGAAAAGCATGGACAACAGGCTGCGGATACAAATATATGGCGACAGCGAGAGCTCAGAGAATGCAAAGACGAGGCTGTTGATCATGATTGATCAGATGCTCCAGCGTCTAGTAGACGTCTTCCGGGTGGAATTGTCTCTTCACAACCTGATCTCAGGCCGGCAGAGGAGAAACATCAAACTGATCGAATCAGCTACGGGCGCTGCGATCTACTTCCCGCCGATGTTCCCAGCAGTGTTCGGCTACACGCCGCCAGGTTCCATCCCACTTCGCACCCGGGACGATATCATCATCACCGGCGATAGCATGGACAACATCTTGCAAGCTAAAAAGAGACTGAATGACTTGGTGCAGGGCACGAAGACCTTCGTGAAAGACGTACAGATCACAACGAGCAAGGTGGACAGCATTCTCCTGGAGCGTTTGGACAAGATCAGGAAGATCATCGAAGCGAACGGATCCTACGTTCTGCTGCCACCGCTTGGGAGCAGTAGCGGTCTTCTTCGCGTGCAGGCCACGGACATTTTGAATGTGGAGCGCACCGTCCGCGAGATTATGGGCCTGGCTGGACAGTTCTACAGTGCTTCATGGTGGGTCACACACCCGGATCCTTCCCAGCGTCAGCCGACGCCCTCGGACGTGCGATCCATGCTCCCGGATATCTGCATCAACAGCGGTGCCGAAATCAccttcgagaagctcaactTCCACATCAATGGCAGCGATGACTCTGTCAAGGCCGCCATGTCCATTATCAATGTCCTGCCATTTGTCAAGAAGGCTCAATCGACTCTGCGAGTCAAAGTAGAGCTTGCCAACGAGCACAAGGAGTTCGTCAGCGGCAAGAAGAATGGTAAGATCAACAAGATCATGAGCCAAAGCAATGTTCAGATTGTCTTCGATGGCTTCAACGAGTACAACTTCTACATCGACGTCCGCGGAGCACAGTACGAAGCGACGAAGAATGGGTTGGACCTCGTTGAGCTGGAGATGCCGGCTTCGATCTCATTCCATGTTCCAGACCAGTACCACAAGCGCATCATTGGCATTGGTGGTCAGCACATCCAGCGCATCATGAAGAAGTATTCTGTCTTCGTCAAGTTCTCGAATGCCATGGATCGTGGAGGCATCGGcaaggatgatgacgatatCAAGGTCGACAATGTCATCTGCAGAACCCCTGCACGCAATGCTGACAATCTGGAACTCGTCAAGCAAGAGATCATGGATATGGTGGAGAAGGTTGATGCAGAGTTTGTGTCTGAACAGGTTCCTGTGGACCGCCTCTATCACCGCGAGCTTGTCGCTCGGATGCAGGAGATTGAGGAGCTTGAGAAGAAGTGGAACTGCAAGATCACCTTTCCAGGCACTGAAGCTGCTAGCGACATTATCACAGTCAGTGGTCCTGAGTGGCAGGTCCCACAAGCTGTTGATGAGTTCTTG GGCATGGTGCCAGAGACTCATGAGATCGAGTTTCCGTCTTCCAAGGAGTTGCGTGACTTCCTGAGCTCGAACGAGTTCCGCAACGATACTgcgcagaagctgaaggacCAATACGTAGTAGAGGTTTCTGTCAACGAGCCGAAGAAAGGCAAAGAGGGCGACAAGGAGATCCTCTTCGAGCGCCTGGTACTCAACTACACGCGCAACAATGCCGGCGGACTCAAGGATGCCATTGACTTCCTCTTGCTCCCACTCATTGGTCGCGGTCTTGATCAAAAGGCCGTGAAGGGCGCGATCCCACGACCTAAGTCGGACTCTTTTGAAGACAATATGCCATATTTCGAGTCTAAGCTGCTGCAACGTGCTGAGCCCTCGGTCCAGGACTCCCCCACCCGGAGCACATTTGGTGAAGAGGGTGGGTCGCGCTCCATTTTTGACAAGCTCAGGAAGCCAAGCAGCATGGCATCTTTCACCTCTTTCATGGATCGTCGGAGAAAGACTGGGTCCAACTCTCCGGCCTCCATGTTCCTCCAAGGCTCCGGAAATGCATCCAAGGCTTCACTCGTCAGCATGGAATCCCGCGAATCTGGCTACCGCAACCCTTGGAACGATTCTGGCATCGACCTCGATCACGATCAACAGAATGGACACGCCCACGCTAACAGCTGGGGCTCTATTGGCGGCTCCTCTCGCCCCAATACCTCTTCGAACTCACTTTCTGGTGCATTTGAGACGAAGTTTCCTTTTGGCGTTAATGGTAACGCTTCAACGAGTTCACTTAACACACCCATGATACCCGGCCTCGGAGTGGTGCCCAGCTCTAGTGCCGTCGGTGCGCACGAGACCAAGTCTGCCAGTAACGGCGACGTGACACCCAAGTACGATGCTCAAGCCGATGGCTCGGCCTTGAGTAGCGGGAAGGGTCCCTCAACGTTGTCCGATGCTCCGCAACCACCGATCTCGCGCCCGGCGTCGACCAGTGCTGGTGCTACAAAGACCGCCACCGCGAGTACCACCCCTTCTGGATACCCGGCCCCTATCGGGCCTCCGCGATGA